The Nitrospirota bacterium genome segment TGCAAGTTTTTTTGTATCGATCTCCTATATGTGCTGGGCCTTCAGGAGGCAGGGAGTTCACCTCGATTCATCTGGAAAAATCAAGAAATGGCTTTATTAAAATGAGACTCACTCCCCCCTACACCGAAGAAAAAATAAGAAGTTTACATGTCGGAGACCGGATTGAAATAGACGGTATCCTCTTTACCGGAAGGGACGCCGTACATAAGTATCTCTACGAAGGGGGTAAAATACCCATCTCGCTCAACAATCAGATTATTTATCACTGCGGTCCGGTCATGGTCAAAGAGAAAAACCGGTGGGTCACAAAAGCCGCCGGTCCGACGACTTCTATTCGAGAAGAACCTTATCAGGCTGAAATTATCGAAAAATTCGGAATCAGGGCGGTCATTGGAAAAGGCGGAATGGGACAAAAGACCCTGAAGGCATGTCAAAGGTTTGGATGCGTCTATCTCCATGCCGTGGGAGGAGCCGCACAGGTGCTGGCCCGAGCGGTAAAGAAAGTTAACGGAGTCACGCTTCTTGAAAAATTTGGGACGCCGGAAGCGATTTGGGAATTCGAAGTTGAAAACTTTTCGGCTATCGTTACAATGGATGCCCATGGAAAGAGCCTCCATGAAGGCATTATGGCAGACTCCAGGAAGAAACTGGATGAGTTGCTTGCAGCACGCTCCGTTAAAGTATAAAAGAGATACCCTTGCCGATCAAATACCCCACCAGCGCTGCTAAACCTCCCAATAAAGTGACTTGCATACCGCTTTTAAACCAGTTCGTCTTGGTTAAAGAAGATTTTCCGACTCCAATCATAAAGAAAACGAAAACAGAAAGAAGAATGCTTGTCTTAAGCGCCAGAAGAGTATCCTCAAAAAAAAAGTAAGGTATCAAAGGGAAAATTCCGCCTGCCAGGAAGGTTCCACCCATGATCATCCCCGCTTTCATCGGATTTTCCATTTCTTCTTCAAGAATGCCAAGTTCTTCTCTCATCATAAACCTCACCCACAGTTTTTCATCGGAAGTAATTCGATTGACGATCATTTCGATTTCGTCCCGTTTAAAACCCATCTGGTCATAAATATCCCGAATTTCCTGCTTTTCTACTTCAGGAATCTCCTTTATTTCTCTTTTTTCCCGCGCGATCTCCTTGTAGAAAAACTCTTGCTGGGACTTGTTTGAAAGATAAGCGCCAATATACATTGCGACACCGCCTGCCGCAAGCTGGGCGATTCCCGTCAGGATGATCACCTTGGTTTGAAAAACCGCTCCGGTTACCCCTGACACAAAGCCGATTGAGGTGACCAGGCCATCATTCAGTCCGAAAATAACATCCCGAAGCAATTTTCCTTCAGGAGTGTGCCAATCTTCCTGGTGATATTTTTGCAAAATACTCATGATTGGGAGAATTGGAAAAAGAAGTTTATAAAGATCGATCTCCGGAGGACCCGAATGTCTGAACCTGTTCTACGACTTCGTCAATAAGCCATTGGGGCGTCGAAGCACCTGCAGTAATACCCACTTTCGTAACGGAATTGAACCAATCCGGTATCAGTTCGTCACGGGTCTCAATATAATATGTGCGTGTATATTTTTGACAAATCTCGGCAAGCCTCTGAGTATTACCGCTATTCCTGCCTCCGATGACCAGCATGAGATCGACCCGTCGAGCCAACTCGTCTGCTGAATATTGATTGCTTTTGGTAGCGCCGCAAATCGTATTTTTTATTTTCCAGTTCTTTTTCTGGCTTTCTTTTAAATGCTGTTCGAATCGCTTGAATTTGCTGTATTCCTGGGTCGTTTGAAAAACAATGCCAGCCTTTTCCGGATTGAGTTCCAGTAGATCATTCAAGTTCTCAATCACACTGACCTCTGCATCGGGACAGGCATGAAGGGCATGACCTACAATTCCTTTGACTTCCGCATGGTGCTTTTCACCGACGACAATCAAGTGGTATCCTCTTTTGCAAAATTCAATGGCATATTCCTGAACATCGACGACAAACCGGCAGGTTGCATCAATGACATTAAGATTATTTCCTTTCGCTTTTTCATATTCCTCCGGCGGAACCCCGTGGGCACGGATAACAAGATTTCCATCAAAAAACTCGTCAAAGGATTCCACTTTTTCAATTCCGTATTGATCCTGAAGCCTCTTGATTTCCTGAGGATTATGAATCAAGGGACCGTAAGACTTAGTCGGAAGCGTCGAGTGTGCAGCAGCCTCGGTGGCTTTGACGATGGCTTCCTTGACGCCAAAACAGAATCCTGAATGATGTGCAATTTCAATTTCAATCATTTTGTCTCACCTTACTGTGTTGTGGAAGGATGGCAAAGTATATCATCCGGTCAATTTTGAAATCAAATGAATTACAAGGGATTGAGATGGTTATCGTGCTCAAAGAATGATAAAATAAAAGCAATTACTTTCAGAAATAAAGGATCGATGCTTAAAGTCGGAGTTGGAATTTCAAAACATAAAGAATCTGATTATGCCGCCAGAGAAGCGGGTTCGGCGGCCATGAAACAAGCAGGCATTAAAAAGGCAGATTTAATCCTGGTTTTCGCCACCTCTCATTATCACCACGACTATCTCCTCATTTTAAATGTTTTACATGACCTCGCTACTCCAAAACAGCTCTGCGGATGTTCGGCATATGGTGTCCTGACCGAAAAAGAAGAAGTCGAACAGGGGCCTTCTATTGTCGTTCTGGCGCTCTCATCGAAATCCATAGTCGTAGATACCTTTCTCATACAGAATATCTTCAACAGGCAGACCGAGGCAGGAGCAGAGGTATCGAGACTTCTTGCGTCAGATTCTCGTGTGAGTCCGCTCATGCTTCTTTTTCCAGATACCTTTAATTTCCAGTTCGATCATTTTTATCAAGGCTTTCTAAACGCGATACAATCCTCCAACGACCCTATTCCTGAAATGATTGGAGGAGGAGCATCTGAAGATGGAAGTTCGAATGAGACGTTCCAGTTCCATGGACGTGGCGTCACGTCAAACGCGATCGCGGGGCTTCTGATTTCCGGTAATTTTCAATACGAAGCCGGAGTGACCCACGCCTGCCATCCGATTGGAACGCCTTTGATGGTTACGAAATCAAAAGGGAATGTCGTCTACGAGATTTGCGGCAAGCCTGCCACCCAATCCTTTACAGAACTGTTCAAGGATAAGTTGCATCACCAGGAGGAGTTGGAAGACGCTGCATCTCTTATTCTTGTCGGCTTGGGGTTCAACCCCTGCAATACCTCGCTTCAGAATAAGGAATATGTGGTTCGAAATATACTCTCTCTCAATCCGGAAGAAGGAACACTGACTGTCAGCGGCCATATCGAGGAGGGGAAAGTGATCTCTTACATGGTTCGCGACCCGAAGCGGGCCTATCAAGAGGCTGAGGAAATGGTGACCGCGCTTGCCAGCAAGTTCCCGGACAATGTCCCGAAATTTGGCATTTATATCAATTGCTGCGGCCGGGGAAATTCGCTCTATGGCAAAAAAAATGTCGATACCGCACTCATTCGAAAACATTTCGGAAATATGCCGCTGATCGGATTCTTCAGCTACGCAGAGATCGCCCCGACTTCATGCGGACCACAATGGCATAACTATTCAGGCGTTCTTGTTGTCTTTTCGGAAACACGCCTTGTGGAATATTAGCGTTGGCAGTTAATCACCTGATATTCGATCTCGGAAACACTCTGATTAACTTCAATCTTCACCTCGCTTCAGAAAGGCTTGCGAAGGAATTTCAAATGCCGGAAGAGGAAATATATCATTACCTCTTCCGGTCCGATTTTTTTGTCCAGTTTGAGAAGGGAGATATCGGTCCCGTCGAACTGGTGTCCAAATTCAATCAAAAGTTTGACCAGGATTTGACCGTCTCCGCATTTGATGACGCTTTTTCTCCTATCTTTTCTCCGCGGACCGAAATGATAAGCTTAGTCGAAACCCTGGTCGGGAAATATGAACTCTCGATTCTCTCGAATACCAATGTCTTGCACTGGCGGTATCTCGAGGGGAACTATCCTTTCCTGATGCAGTTTGACAATCGATTCTATTCTTTTATCATGCGGGCATTGAAACCCAATCCTGATATTTTCAATAGGGTACTGTCACAGACGCGAACCGAACCCGGTGAATGTCTGTTTATTGACGATCTTGAAATACATGTCGAAGGAGCACGACGTTCGGGAATTGACGCAATACACTTTCAGGGGGAGGAGAAACTTAGAGATACCTTGCGTGAAAAAGGAATCAATTAGTAGGCCGGCCCTGCGTTGACAAAACCGGCCTACTATCCTTTCCAGGCTATTTAAGCAGATTGGGGTTCTGGTAGATCATCAAATGAGCATAGGGCGTTCCTTCAAACATCACATAACTCCCGAACTTTCCTGGCAATGCGGGAATTCCGCTGGCTTTGGAATCCACCGGCCAGAACACCATCCAATGTGGCGGTTCGCTGACTCGTTTTGCACCTTCCTCAGGTTTCATCAAGATTTTTCCGCCCTTCTCAAAATGCCAACCCCCTTTTGCCATGTAAGAAATACCGGGTACCGTATTCGTCGGCTTGGGTGCGCCACTCATTAAATCGTTGATCCATTGGGAAGCGGCCTGATCGGCACAGATGGGGTCGGGAACATCCTGACCATCCACATCTGGAAAACAGGTGAATCCATTATTCCCTTTTTTCCCTTCCGTCATCTTTCCATCTTCTCCGGGCACCATCACAGTGGCGTCTTTGGCAATGGCGGCGGGCGCGGCACTTAAGGCGAGCTTTACGAGATCGTCCTTGCTCATCCCTTTAAGGGGACTCCCCTTTTTTTCTTCGCCTTTTGAAACGGCTGTTAATCCGATTAAGAACACGACTGCGAACAGAACGTGAAGATATTTCATACTTTTCCTCCTCCTTAACATGAAATAATTTTAAATCAGCAAACGAAATAGTGGCTTTTTCCAATCAGAATGTCAAGCTTTTGTAAATACCAGGTAACCTATTCTTCCTGAAACTTGAAATGCATCTCTTCCTGCATCTTTTTTAGACGATCGATCACAAAATCCACCATTTTCTGACTGGTTTCAAGGGTAGGACAGGCGGGTTCATAAGGTTTGAATTCTACAGGAGCCCCATAATAAATCCTTGTTTTTTTCCCTCTTACGGGAATGATCCTCCCTTTTGGAAGTATCCAGTTGGTTCCCTCAACCACAACCGGAATGATTCTGTCGGGCTTTGCCTCCCAGATTATTTTTCCGACTCCGGGCCTCCCAGTCAATAAACAACCATCCCGCGAACGGGTCCCTTCGGGGAATATGACCATGACACTCTCTTTTAACATTTCAGCCATCTGCTTCATAGCAACCGTGTCTCCTTTTCCCCGCCGAACGGGAAATGCGCCCCAGGCCGAAATGATATTTCGGACAACCGGATAATGAAACAATTCCTCCTTTGCGGGAGCGCGCCATCGAACCGGAGAAAAAATCGTATAGGAGGTAACCGCAATGAGAAAGGGATCGATCGCCGAGATATGATTGGAGAGGAGAAGAATAGATTTCTCTCCATATTGAGGCCGGTTATCTTTTCCAAGGATTTCGATTTTGTTGAAGACTTTGAAAACAATGATCCAGAAACCGATTCCTATTCCGCACCAGCATTTGATTAGAAAGCCGCGTATCCCGGACATGATAACGAATCAGACGGGTGGGACGTTCAGTTTGATCCCAAGTTCCTTAAGTTGTTTGGCATCAACCTGGGAAGGGGCATCCGTCATTAAACAGCTTCCCTTTTGTGTCTTGGGAAATGCAATCACTTCACGAATGGAGTTCATTCCGGTCATGATCATGGCCAGACGGTCTAATCCGAAGGCAATTCCTCCATGAGGAGGCGCACCATATTCGAGCGCTTCAAGTAAAAAACCGAATTTCTTGACAGCTTGTTCTTCGGAAATTCCAAGAAGCGAAAAGATTTTACTCTGGAGTTCTTTACGGTGAATTCGAATGCTCCCGCCTCCAATTTCAGTCCCGTTCAATACCATATCATAAGCTTTTGCCATGAGCTTGAGAGGTTCTTTTTCCAGAGAAGAGAGGTCCTCATCCATCGGAGAGGTAAACGGATGATGCATCGCAACATACCTTTTTTCATCCGAATCATATTCCAGGAGAGGAAAGTCTGTCACCCAGAGAAACTGGTAACTGTCTACGGGCACAAGATTAAGTCTTCCCGCAAGGGAAATTCTGAGATTCCCGAGGGTTTTGTAAACAACCTCCGCCGAGTCTGCAATAAAGAGGAGAAGGTCCCCTGGTTCACCGGCAAGCTTTTTGACGATTGCCATTCGAATTTCCTCGTTAAAGAATTTTGCGATCGGAGACTCGACGCCCTGCCCGGTCACCTTCATCCAGGCCATCCCTTTTGCTCCGAAGCTTTTGGCTTCCTCGGTCAATTCATCGAGTTCTTTTCTGGATAGACCGGATAGACCTTTCGCGTTGAGTCCTTTTACTTTGCCCCCTTTTTCAATGGCATCTTTAAAAACCTTGAAATCACTTATGTTGGCGCTTGTTGAAATATCTTTGAGTTCGAGACCAAAACGGATATCGGGTTTATCTGATCCAAACCGGTCCATCGATTCGCGATAAGTAAGTCTCTTAAAGGGAGTTTGAATTGCAAATCCTTTGATTTCACGGAAAATCTTGGCTATCATTTCCTCCATCAGGTTCATGATGTCTTCCCTCTCGATAAAAGACATTTCGATATCGATCTGGGTAAATTCAGGCTGGCGATCTGCTCGTAAATCCTCATCTCTGAAACAGCGGACGATTTGATAATAACGGTCAAAACCCGCAACCATCAAAATCTGTTTAAAAAGCTGGGGCGACTGGGGAAGCGCAAAAAATGTTCCCGGATTCAGTCGGCTGGGGACTAGAAAATCTCTTGCTCCTTCGGGCGTGCTTTTAGTTAGACAGGGCGTCTCGATGTCCAGAAATCCGTTGTCGTCAAGAAATTCCCGTGTCAACCGGGTAATCCGATGCCGGATTTTGAGATTCTCCTGCATTTCTGCCCGTCGCAAATCAAGATACCGATATTGAAGTCTGAGGGTTTCATTGGCCATCTCTGACCCTTTTTCTATCGAGAAAGGAGGCGTCTTGGAGGTATTGAGTATTTCAAGCTGGCTCACGTGAACCTCGATTTTGCCGCTTTTGAGATGTGGATTTTCCGTCCCT includes the following:
- a CDS encoding VIT1/CCC1 transporter family protein, which produces MQKYHQEDWHTPEGKLLRDVIFGLNDGLVTSIGFVSGVTGAVFQTKVIILTGIAQLAAGGVAMYIGAYLSNKSQQEFFYKEIAREKREIKEIPEVEKQEIRDIYDQMGFKRDEIEMIVNRITSDEKLWVRFMMREELGILEEEMENPMKAGMIMGGTFLAGGIFPLIPYFFFEDTLLALKTSILLSVFVFFMIGVGKSSLTKTNWFKSGMQVTLLGGLAALVGYLIGKGISFIL
- the ispH gene encoding 4-hydroxy-3-methylbut-2-enyl diphosphate reductase translates to MIEIEIAHHSGFCFGVKEAIVKATEAAAHSTLPTKSYGPLIHNPQEIKRLQDQYGIEKVESFDEFFDGNLVIRAHGVPPEEYEKAKGNNLNVIDATCRFVVDVQEYAIEFCKRGYHLIVVGEKHHAEVKGIVGHALHACPDAEVSVIENLNDLLELNPEKAGIVFQTTQEYSKFKRFEQHLKESQKKNWKIKNTICGATKSNQYSADELARRVDLMLVIGGRNSGNTQRLAEICQKYTRTYYIETRDELIPDWFNSVTKVGITAGASTPQWLIDEVVEQVQTFGSSGDRSL
- a CDS encoding FIST C-terminal domain-containing protein codes for the protein MLKVGVGISKHKESDYAAREAGSAAMKQAGIKKADLILVFATSHYHHDYLLILNVLHDLATPKQLCGCSAYGVLTEKEEVEQGPSIVVLALSSKSIVVDTFLIQNIFNRQTEAGAEVSRLLASDSRVSPLMLLFPDTFNFQFDHFYQGFLNAIQSSNDPIPEMIGGGASEDGSSNETFQFHGRGVTSNAIAGLLISGNFQYEAGVTHACHPIGTPLMVTKSKGNVVYEICGKPATQSFTELFKDKLHHQEELEDAASLILVGLGFNPCNTSLQNKEYVVRNILSLNPEEGTLTVSGHIEEGKVISYMVRDPKRAYQEAEEMVTALASKFPDNVPKFGIYINCCGRGNSLYGKKNVDTALIRKHFGNMPLIGFFSYAEIAPTSCGPQWHNYSGVLVVFSETRLVEY
- a CDS encoding HAD family phosphatase codes for the protein MAVNHLIFDLGNTLINFNLHLASERLAKEFQMPEEEIYHYLFRSDFFVQFEKGDIGPVELVSKFNQKFDQDLTVSAFDDAFSPIFSPRTEMISLVETLVGKYELSILSNTNVLHWRYLEGNYPFLMQFDNRFYSFIMRALKPNPDIFNRVLSQTRTEPGECLFIDDLEIHVEGARRSGIDAIHFQGEEKLRDTLREKGIN
- a CDS encoding 1-acyl-sn-glycerol-3-phosphate acyltransferase, whose amino-acid sequence is MSGIRGFLIKCWCGIGIGFWIIVFKVFNKIEILGKDNRPQYGEKSILLLSNHISAIDPFLIAVTSYTIFSPVRWRAPAKEELFHYPVVRNIISAWGAFPVRRGKGDTVAMKQMAEMLKESVMVIFPEGTRSRDGCLLTGRPGVGKIIWEAKPDRIIPVVVEGTNWILPKGRIIPVRGKKTRIYYGAPVEFKPYEPACPTLETSQKMVDFVIDRLKKMQEEMHFKFQEE
- the aspS gene encoding aspartate--tRNA ligase, which gives rise to MKRTDYCGHIDDRFIGRKVILSGWLHKRRDHGGLIFIDLRDREGIVQIVIDPREKSAYETAKEVRGEFVLSVTGEVVARPQGTENPHLKSGKIEVHVSQLEILNTSKTPPFSIEKGSEMANETLRLQYRYLDLRRAEMQENLKIRHRITRLTREFLDDNGFLDIETPCLTKSTPEGARDFLVPSRLNPGTFFALPQSPQLFKQILMVAGFDRYYQIVRCFRDEDLRADRQPEFTQIDIEMSFIEREDIMNLMEEMIAKIFREIKGFAIQTPFKRLTYRESMDRFGSDKPDIRFGLELKDISTSANISDFKVFKDAIEKGGKVKGLNAKGLSGLSRKELDELTEEAKSFGAKGMAWMKVTGQGVESPIAKFFNEEIRMAIVKKLAGEPGDLLLFIADSAEVVYKTLGNLRISLAGRLNLVPVDSYQFLWVTDFPLLEYDSDEKRYVAMHHPFTSPMDEDLSSLEKEPLKLMAKAYDMVLNGTEIGGGSIRIHRKELQSKIFSLLGISEEQAVKKFGFLLEALEYGAPPHGGIAFGLDRLAMIMTGMNSIREVIAFPKTQKGSCLMTDAPSQVDAKQLKELGIKLNVPPV